The Manis javanica isolate MJ-LG chromosome 4, MJ_LKY, whole genome shotgun sequence genome contains a region encoding:
- the LUC7L3 gene encoding luc7-like protein 3 isoform X4 — MKVGYERDFLRYLQSLLAEVERRIRRGHARLALSQNQQSSGAAGPTGKNEEKIQVLTDKIDVLLQQIEELGSEGKVEEAQGMMKLVEQLKEERELLRSTTSTIESFAAQEKQMEVCEVCGAFLIVGDAQSRVDDHLMGKQHMGYAKIKATVEELKERLRKRTEEPDRDERLKKEKQEREEREKEREREREERERKRRREEEEREKERARDRERRKRSRSRSRHSSRTSDRRCSRSRDHKRSRSRERRRSRSRDRRRSRSHDRSERKHRSRSRDRRRSKSRDRKSYKHRSKSRDREQDRKSKEKEKRGSDDKKSSVKSSSREKQSEDTNTESKESDTKNEVNGTSEDIKSEVQRKYAQMKMELSRVRRHTKASSEGKDSVVLQNILRYIVLSQLFCSRLVPPISVPLWKLLPTFVI; from the exons ATGAAAGTTGGCTACGAGAGAGATTTTCTGCGATATTTACAGAGTTTACTTGCAGAAGTAGAACGTAGAATTAGACGAGGCCACGCTCGTTTGGCATTATCTCAAAACCAGCAGTCCTCTGGG GCAGCTGGCCCAAcgggaaaaaatgaagaaaaaattcagGTTCTAACAGATAAAATTGATGTACTCCTGCAGCAG ATTGAAGAATTAGGATCTGAAGGAAAAGTAGAAGAAgcccagggaatgatgaaattAGTTGAACAgttaaaagaagagagagagttgCTTAGATCTACAACCTCG ACAATTGAAAGTTTTGCTgcccaagaaaaacaaatggaagtcTGTGAAGTGTGTGGAGCCTTTCTGATAGTAGGAGATGCCCAGTCCCGGGTAGATGACCATTTGATGGGAAAACAGCACATGGGCTATGCCAAAATTAAAGCTACTGTAGAAGAATTAAAA GAAAGGTTAAGAAAAAGAACCGAAGAACCTGATCGTGACGAGCGTTTAAAAAAGGAGAAGCAAGAacgagaagaaagagaaaaagagcgggagagagaaagggaagaaagagaaaggaaaagacgaagagaagaggaagaaagagaaaaagaaagggcccgagacagagagagaagaaagagaagtcgTTCACGAAGTAGGCACTCAAGCCGAACTTCTGACCGAAGATGCAGCAGGTCTCGGGACCACAAAAGATCACGAAGTAGAGAAAGGCGGAGAAGCAG aAGTAGAGACCGACGAAGAAGCAGAAGCCATGATCGATCAGAAAGAAAGCATAGATCTCGTAGTCGGGATCGTAGAAGATCAAAAAGCCGGGATCGAAAATCATATAAGCATAGGAGCAAAAGTCGGGACAGAGAACAAGATAGAAAATCCAAGGAGAAAG AAAAGAGGGGATCTGATGATAAAAAAAGTAGTGTGAAGTCCAGTAGTCGAGAAAAACAGAGTGAAGACACAAACACTGAATCAAAGGAAAGTGATACTAAGAATGAGGTCAATGGGACCAGTGAAGACATTAAATCTGAAG TGCAGCGTAAGTATGCACAGATGAAGATGGAACTAAGCCGAGTAAGAAGACATACAAAAGCATCTTCTGAAGGAAAAGACAGTGTAGTCCTGCAAAACATTTTGAGGTACATTGTTTTGTCTCAGCTATTTTGTAGCAGACTCGTGCCCCCCATTAGTGTGCCTCTTTGGAAGTTATTGCCCACGTTTGTAATATAG
- the LUC7L3 gene encoding luc7-like protein 3 isoform X1 encodes MISAAQLLDELMGRDRNLAPDEKRSNVRWDHESVCKYYLCGFCPAELFTNTRSDLGPCEKIHDENLRKQYEKSSRFMKVGYERDFLRYLQSLLAEVERRIRRGHARLALSQNQQSSGAAGPTGKNEEKIQVLTDKIDVLLQQIEELGSEGKVEEAQGMMKLVEQLKEERELLRSTTSTIESFAAQEKQMEVCEVCGAFLIVGDAQSRVDDHLMGKQHMGYAKIKATVEELKERLRKRTEEPDRDERLKKEKQEREEREKEREREREERERKRRREEEEREKERARDRERRKRSRSRSRHSSRTSDRRCSRSRDHKRSRSRERRRSRSRDRRRSRSHDRSERKHRSRSRDRRRSKSRDRKSYKHRSKSRDREQDRKSKEKEKRGSDDKKSSVKSSSREKQSEDTNTESKESDTKNEVNGTSEDIKSEVQRKYAQMKMELSRVRRHTKASSEGKDSVVLQNILRTTVRRFLKEN; translated from the exons gTCTGTAAATATTAtctctgtggtttttgtcctgcGGAATTGTTCACAAACACTCGTTCTGATCTTG gacCATGTGAAAAAATACATGATGAAAATCTACGAAAGCA gtaTGAGAAGAGTTCCCGATTTATGAAAGTTGGCTACGAGAGAGATTTTCTGCGATATTTACAGAGTTTACTTGCAGAAGTAGAACGTAGAATTAGACGAGGCCACGCTCGTTTGGCATTATCTCAAAACCAGCAGTCCTCTGGG GCAGCTGGCCCAAcgggaaaaaatgaagaaaaaattcagGTTCTAACAGATAAAATTGATGTACTCCTGCAGCAG ATTGAAGAATTAGGATCTGAAGGAAAAGTAGAAGAAgcccagggaatgatgaaattAGTTGAACAgttaaaagaagagagagagttgCTTAGATCTACAACCTCG ACAATTGAAAGTTTTGCTgcccaagaaaaacaaatggaagtcTGTGAAGTGTGTGGAGCCTTTCTGATAGTAGGAGATGCCCAGTCCCGGGTAGATGACCATTTGATGGGAAAACAGCACATGGGCTATGCCAAAATTAAAGCTACTGTAGAAGAATTAAAA GAAAGGTTAAGAAAAAGAACCGAAGAACCTGATCGTGACGAGCGTTTAAAAAAGGAGAAGCAAGAacgagaagaaagagaaaaagagcgggagagagaaagggaagaaagagaaaggaaaagacgaagagaagaggaagaaagagaaaaagaaagggcccgagacagagagagaagaaagagaagtcgTTCACGAAGTAGGCACTCAAGCCGAACTTCTGACCGAAGATGCAGCAGGTCTCGGGACCACAAAAGATCACGAAGTAGAGAAAGGCGGAGAAGCAG aAGTAGAGACCGACGAAGAAGCAGAAGCCATGATCGATCAGAAAGAAAGCATAGATCTCGTAGTCGGGATCGTAGAAGATCAAAAAGCCGGGATCGAAAATCATATAAGCATAGGAGCAAAAGTCGGGACAGAGAACAAGATAGAAAATCCAAGGAGAAAG AAAAGAGGGGATCTGATGATAAAAAAAGTAGTGTGAAGTCCAGTAGTCGAGAAAAACAGAGTGAAGACACAAACACTGAATCAAAGGAAAGTGATACTAAGAATGAGGTCAATGGGACCAGTGAAGACATTAAATCTGAAG TGCAGCGTAAGTATGCACAGATGAAGATGGAACTAAGCCGAGTAAGAAGACATACAAAAGCATCTTCTGAAGGAAAAGACAGTGTAGTCCTGCAAAACATTTTGAG GACTACTGTTCGAAGATTtttgaaagaaaactga
- the LUC7L3 gene encoding luc7-like protein 3 isoform X3 gives MISAAQLLDELMGRDRNLAPDEKRSNVRWDHESVCKYYLCGFCPAELFTNTRSDLGPCEKIHDENLRKQYEKSSRFMKVGYERDFLRYLQSLLAEVERRIRRGHARLALSQNQQSSGAAGPTGKNEEKIQVLTDKIDVLLQQIEELGSEGKVEEAQGMMKLVEQLKEERELLRSTTSTIESFAAQEKQMEVCEVCGAFLIVGDAQSRVDDHLMGKQHMGYAKIKATVEELKERLRKRTEEPDRDERLKKEKQEREEREKEREREREERERKRRREEEEREKERARDRERRKRSRSRSRHSSRTSDRRCSRSRDHKRSRSRERRRSRSRDRRRSRSHDRSERKHRSRSRDRRRSKSRDRKSYKHRSKSRDREQDRKSKEKEKRGSDDKKSSVKSSSREKQSEDTNTESKESDTKNEVNGTSEDIKSEGDTQSN, from the exons gTCTGTAAATATTAtctctgtggtttttgtcctgcGGAATTGTTCACAAACACTCGTTCTGATCTTG gacCATGTGAAAAAATACATGATGAAAATCTACGAAAGCA gtaTGAGAAGAGTTCCCGATTTATGAAAGTTGGCTACGAGAGAGATTTTCTGCGATATTTACAGAGTTTACTTGCAGAAGTAGAACGTAGAATTAGACGAGGCCACGCTCGTTTGGCATTATCTCAAAACCAGCAGTCCTCTGGG GCAGCTGGCCCAAcgggaaaaaatgaagaaaaaattcagGTTCTAACAGATAAAATTGATGTACTCCTGCAGCAG ATTGAAGAATTAGGATCTGAAGGAAAAGTAGAAGAAgcccagggaatgatgaaattAGTTGAACAgttaaaagaagagagagagttgCTTAGATCTACAACCTCG ACAATTGAAAGTTTTGCTgcccaagaaaaacaaatggaagtcTGTGAAGTGTGTGGAGCCTTTCTGATAGTAGGAGATGCCCAGTCCCGGGTAGATGACCATTTGATGGGAAAACAGCACATGGGCTATGCCAAAATTAAAGCTACTGTAGAAGAATTAAAA GAAAGGTTAAGAAAAAGAACCGAAGAACCTGATCGTGACGAGCGTTTAAAAAAGGAGAAGCAAGAacgagaagaaagagaaaaagagcgggagagagaaagggaagaaagagaaaggaaaagacgaagagaagaggaagaaagagaaaaagaaagggcccgagacagagagagaagaaagagaagtcgTTCACGAAGTAGGCACTCAAGCCGAACTTCTGACCGAAGATGCAGCAGGTCTCGGGACCACAAAAGATCACGAAGTAGAGAAAGGCGGAGAAGCAG aAGTAGAGACCGACGAAGAAGCAGAAGCCATGATCGATCAGAAAGAAAGCATAGATCTCGTAGTCGGGATCGTAGAAGATCAAAAAGCCGGGATCGAAAATCATATAAGCATAGGAGCAAAAGTCGGGACAGAGAACAAGATAGAAAATCCAAGGAGAAAG AAAAGAGGGGATCTGATGATAAAAAAAGTAGTGTGAAGTCCAGTAGTCGAGAAAAACAGAGTGAAGACACAAACACTGAATCAAAGGAAAGTGATACTAAGAATGAGGTCAATGGGACCAGTGAAGACATTAAATCTGAAGGTGACACTCAGTCCAATTAA
- the LUC7L3 gene encoding luc7-like protein 3 isoform X2, whose product MISAAQLLDELMGRDRNLAPDEKRSNVRWDHESVCKYYLCGFCPAELFTNTRSDLGPCEKIHDENLRKQYEKSSRFMKVGYERDFLRYLQSLLAEVERRIRRGHARLALSQNQQSSGAAGPTGKNEEKIQVLTDKIDVLLQQIEELGSEGKVEEAQGMMKLVEQLKEERELLRSTTSTIESFAAQEKQMEVCEVCGAFLIVGDAQSRVDDHLMGKQHMGYAKIKATVEELKERLRKRTEEPDRDERLKKEKQEREEREKEREREREERERKRRREEEEREKERARDRERRKRSRSRSRHSSRTSDRRCSRSRDHKRSRSRERRRSRSRDRRRSRSHDRSERKHRSRSRDRRRSKSRDRKSYKHRSKSRDREQDRKSKEKEKRGSDDKKSSVKSSSREKQSEDTNTESKESDTKNEVNGTSEDIKSEVQRKYAQMKMELSRVRRHTKASSEGKDSVVLQNILSVGVVSGP is encoded by the exons gTCTGTAAATATTAtctctgtggtttttgtcctgcGGAATTGTTCACAAACACTCGTTCTGATCTTG gacCATGTGAAAAAATACATGATGAAAATCTACGAAAGCA gtaTGAGAAGAGTTCCCGATTTATGAAAGTTGGCTACGAGAGAGATTTTCTGCGATATTTACAGAGTTTACTTGCAGAAGTAGAACGTAGAATTAGACGAGGCCACGCTCGTTTGGCATTATCTCAAAACCAGCAGTCCTCTGGG GCAGCTGGCCCAAcgggaaaaaatgaagaaaaaattcagGTTCTAACAGATAAAATTGATGTACTCCTGCAGCAG ATTGAAGAATTAGGATCTGAAGGAAAAGTAGAAGAAgcccagggaatgatgaaattAGTTGAACAgttaaaagaagagagagagttgCTTAGATCTACAACCTCG ACAATTGAAAGTTTTGCTgcccaagaaaaacaaatggaagtcTGTGAAGTGTGTGGAGCCTTTCTGATAGTAGGAGATGCCCAGTCCCGGGTAGATGACCATTTGATGGGAAAACAGCACATGGGCTATGCCAAAATTAAAGCTACTGTAGAAGAATTAAAA GAAAGGTTAAGAAAAAGAACCGAAGAACCTGATCGTGACGAGCGTTTAAAAAAGGAGAAGCAAGAacgagaagaaagagaaaaagagcgggagagagaaagggaagaaagagaaaggaaaagacgaagagaagaggaagaaagagaaaaagaaagggcccgagacagagagagaagaaagagaagtcgTTCACGAAGTAGGCACTCAAGCCGAACTTCTGACCGAAGATGCAGCAGGTCTCGGGACCACAAAAGATCACGAAGTAGAGAAAGGCGGAGAAGCAG aAGTAGAGACCGACGAAGAAGCAGAAGCCATGATCGATCAGAAAGAAAGCATAGATCTCGTAGTCGGGATCGTAGAAGATCAAAAAGCCGGGATCGAAAATCATATAAGCATAGGAGCAAAAGTCGGGACAGAGAACAAGATAGAAAATCCAAGGAGAAAG AAAAGAGGGGATCTGATGATAAAAAAAGTAGTGTGAAGTCCAGTAGTCGAGAAAAACAGAGTGAAGACACAAACACTGAATCAAAGGAAAGTGATACTAAGAATGAGGTCAATGGGACCAGTGAAGACATTAAATCTGAAG TGCAGCGTAAGTATGCACAGATGAAGATGGAACTAAGCCGAGTAAGAAGACATACAAAAGCATCTTCTGAAGGAAAAGACAGTGTAGTCCTGCAAAACATTTTGAG CGTTGGTGTTGTGAGCGGCCCATGA